A single region of the Planctomycetota bacterium genome encodes:
- a CDS encoding MFS transporter produces the protein MKHVFGFLAAYWNRIRLFNRNIRLLLISQLISGVGISFYFLFFNLYLKTAGFDNKAIGNIQALTLIAAVLAALPAGYLAGRYSQKRILIIAQISAIVFFVAAMATLNMALFLPMIFAAFACETFIRVVYGPFIMSNSGTTERTYIFSLTFIIMISGGVFGNVIGGTIKDMLNSFGVESLAGYRYIIMGGMLAGLAGTIPLFFIRPAKHEPGEPDRKIKLSGFAGWNWKFFAKASIPSGLVGIGAGMIVQFINLYFRDIFNSSDGAIGFYMALQSVTMAAGVLIAPVLSEKLGKVNTIVLTQCVSIPFILVLALTTDIRLAVAAFIMRSVLMNMGSPISNTLLIEMCRKEEQGMLNAFLSITWSLSWAISAWVFGTVLKGNYILSFYIAVGLYSLSAIFFYIFFRKSEEGTVACKSDAGLSA, from the coding sequence ATGAAACACGTTTTCGGCTTCCTGGCCGCCTACTGGAACCGGATAAGGCTCTTTAACCGGAATATCCGGCTGTTACTCATCTCCCAATTGATTTCCGGAGTCGGCATTTCCTTCTACTTCCTTTTCTTTAACCTCTACCTCAAAACCGCCGGATTCGACAACAAGGCAATCGGGAATATCCAGGCATTGACCTTAATCGCCGCGGTCCTTGCGGCACTCCCGGCCGGATACCTTGCCGGACGCTACAGCCAAAAACGGATTTTAATCATCGCTCAAATTAGCGCAATCGTTTTCTTTGTCGCGGCAATGGCCACTTTGAATATGGCGCTCTTTTTGCCCATGATTTTCGCGGCATTCGCCTGCGAAACCTTTATCAGGGTGGTTTACGGGCCGTTCATCATGTCCAATTCCGGGACAACGGAACGGACTTATATTTTCAGCCTTACTTTTATCATCATGATATCCGGAGGCGTTTTCGGGAACGTCATCGGCGGGACAATCAAGGATATGCTTAACAGTTTTGGAGTCGAGTCGCTTGCCGGTTACCGCTATATCATCATGGGCGGCATGCTTGCCGGGCTGGCAGGGACGATACCGCTCTTTTTTATCAGGCCTGCCAAACACGAGCCGGGCGAACCGGACAGAAAAATAAAGCTTTCCGGCTTTGCCGGATGGAACTGGAAATTTTTCGCCAAGGCGAGCATACCTTCGGGACTCGTCGGAATCGGCGCGGGGATGATTGTCCAGTTCATCAACCTTTACTTCAGGGATATTTTCAATTCTTCGGACGGCGCCATCGGATTTTACATGGCGCTCCAATCCGTCACCATGGCGGCGGGTGTCTTGATTGCACCGGTCTTATCGGAAAAGCTGGGCAAGGTCAATACCATAGTTTTAACACAATGTGTTTCCATTCCCTTTATACTCGTCCTGGCGTTGACCACAGATATCCGGCTGGCAGTGGCGGCTTTTATCATGCGATCGGTCCTGATGAATATGGGGAGCCCTATTTCAAACACCCTGCTGATTGAGATGTGCAGGAAAGAGGAACAGGGAATGTTAAACGCGTTTCTTAGCATCACCTGGAGCCTGTCCTGGGCGATATCCGCATGGGTCTTCGGAACGGTTTTAAAGGGCAATTATATCCTTTCGTTTTATATTGCGGTCGGTTTATATTCGCTTTCCGCAATATTCTTTTATATTTTCTTCCGTAAATCTGAAGAGGGAACGGTTGCCTGCAAATCAGATGCCGGACTTTCCGCTTAA
- a CDS encoding tetratricopeptide repeat protein, protein MKPEKIVSWSEALHRTWCAGKMKDSASGILLILVLAVLISGCTSDKTLKNMDASPHLKLGIQYAAESRDYQAIEEFNKAVSLSPYFAAAYFERAKVYFNMENFDKAIMDFSVVIKLEKENADAYIGRGNSYKNKGDMEKAVMDYTSALALNPRNTEVLLARGLACQALKKYESAIKDFTKAIDIKTGFIPAYVARGMVHYLEGKHEEAIADYGKAIEIKPNDPIPYIQRGLIYYAKGDYEKSRADFEKALELDPSNQDARDVMEKLLGDKKQ, encoded by the coding sequence GTGAAGCCGGAAAAAATCGTTTCTTGGAGCGAAGCCCTGCACCGCACCTGGTGCGCGGGCAAGATGAAGGATTCAGCTTCCGGAATATTACTAATCCTGGTTTTAGCAGTGCTCATATCCGGCTGCACTTCCGACAAGACACTCAAAAACATGGATGCCTCCCCCCACTTAAAACTGGGCATTCAATACGCCGCGGAAAGCAGGGATTACCAGGCAATCGAAGAATTCAACAAAGCCGTCTCCTTAAGCCCCTATTTCGCCGCCGCCTATTTCGAAAGGGCGAAAGTTTATTTCAATATGGAAAATTTCGACAAAGCCATCATGGATTTCAGCGTGGTCATAAAACTGGAAAAGGAAAATGCGGATGCCTATATAGGAAGGGGCAATTCTTACAAGAACAAGGGAGATATGGAAAAAGCGGTAATGGATTACACCTCGGCGCTTGCCTTGAATCCGAGGAATACGGAGGTTCTTTTGGCGCGCGGGCTTGCCTGCCAGGCGCTGAAGAAATACGAAAGCGCAATCAAGGATTTCACCAAGGCTATTGATATTAAGACGGGATTCATCCCCGCCTACGTGGCACGCGGGATGGTGCATTATCTGGAAGGAAAACATGAAGAAGCGATTGCCGATTACGGGAAAGCCATAGAGATAAAACCCAACGACCCGATTCCTTATATCCAGAGAGGGCTGATTTATTACGCCAAAGGTGATTACGAAAAATCCAGGGCTGATTTCGAGAAAGCCCTTGAACTTGACCCCTCAAACCAGGACGCCCGCGACGTCATGGAAAAACTCCTGGGTGATAAAAAACAATGA
- a CDS encoding tetratricopeptide repeat protein, producing the protein MLDTKRPWNYPLGMMKFIIAISLPVMFLLAGCGKKESDPQTLKQVASHLDRGMTFHDKGQFEPALAEFNKAIELDPYCPQAYFQRGRVYGNTGKFDKAAADFTYTIKLDPKVSIAYVKRGLSYLALQKPDDAMADFNKAIEINPKEAEAYFNRSVVYMTQSKYAETFKDLDMAIKIDPKYLEAYTSRAALNNSLRKYDDVIKDLDKVTALDPNNINAYVGKGYSYTYKAEFDKALAEVNKALKINPKDPQALELKKKIQKIKELQ; encoded by the coding sequence ATGCTTGACACAAAGCGCCCTTGGAATTATCCTTTAGGCATGATGAAATTTATTATAGCTATCTCACTGCCGGTCATGTTTTTGCTTGCCGGCTGCGGGAAAAAGGAGTCCGACCCGCAAACGCTCAAACAGGTGGCATCGCATCTTGACCGCGGCATGACCTTCCACGACAAAGGCCAATTTGAACCGGCGCTGGCCGAATTCAATAAAGCAATCGAGCTTGACCCCTACTGCCCGCAGGCGTATTTCCAACGCGGCAGGGTTTACGGCAATACCGGCAAATTCGATAAAGCCGCCGCTGATTTCACCTACACCATCAAGCTCGACCCGAAGGTGTCCATCGCCTACGTCAAACGAGGGCTTTCTTACCTCGCCCTGCAAAAGCCGGATGATGCAATGGCCGATTTCAACAAGGCGATAGAAATCAACCCGAAAGAAGCAGAGGCATATTTCAACCGCTCGGTCGTCTATATGACGCAGAGTAAATACGCGGAAACTTTCAAGGACCTGGATATGGCAATCAAAATCGACCCGAAATACCTGGAGGCATACACTTCCCGCGCGGCGCTGAATAATTCCCTGCGCAAATACGACGATGTCATCAAAGACCTCGACAAGGTCACGGCACTCGACCCGAATAATATCAACGCTTACGTGGGTAAAGGATATTCCTATACCTACAAGGCGGAATTCGATAAAGCCCTTGCCGAGGTAAATAAAGCACTTAAGATAAACCCGAAAGACCCGCAGGCACTGGAACTCAAAAAGAAAATCCAGAAAATAAAAGAACTTCAGTGA
- a CDS encoding YihY/virulence factor BrkB family protein yields MLSKIMFFFGFLKEVYKTMRDSNLSALAASIAYFMVLCLIPFLLVALSILGFILGGIDTAFSARIISFVRINQPMLVDYVKQCIEFATVNRDLLGIIGLAALLWTSKGVVFALEYGLDCMLGLAPFGKSYLRKLLDSVIMLFIVIGLFAFSMGLMVLANYATALASSTDFSMVLWEALGGFLSYVFALVISAILYYFIYRILPAGKLSAKAALLGALIGASIWQVINGFMGWYLAKQVLHYQFIYGSFATFIYIILWTYFFAMSILIGGAVIKVARDKGL; encoded by the coding sequence GTGTTATCCAAAATAATGTTCTTTTTCGGGTTTCTTAAAGAAGTTTACAAGACCATGCGGGACAGCAACCTCTCGGCATTGGCCGCTTCAATCGCCTATTTCATGGTGTTATGCCTCATCCCGTTTTTACTGGTGGCGTTATCCATCCTGGGCTTTATACTGGGAGGGATTGATACGGCATTCAGCGCCCGGATTATAAGCTTCGTCCGCATTAACCAGCCGATGCTGGTGGATTACGTCAAGCAGTGCATAGAATTCGCCACGGTAAACAGGGACCTTTTGGGCATTATAGGACTCGCGGCGCTTTTGTGGACTTCCAAGGGCGTGGTCTTTGCGCTGGAATACGGGTTGGACTGTATGCTGGGGCTTGCCCCATTCGGCAAATCGTATTTACGGAAACTCCTGGATAGCGTCATCATGCTTTTTATCGTCATCGGGCTTTTCGCTTTTTCCATGGGATTGATGGTCCTAGCCAATTACGCCACGGCGCTGGCGAGCTCGACCGATTTTTCCATGGTTTTATGGGAAGCGCTGGGCGGGTTTTTATCCTACGTCTTTGCGCTGGTTATTTCGGCGATACTTTATTATTTCATCTACCGGATATTGCCGGCCGGGAAGCTTTCGGCGAAAGCGGCGCTCCTGGGGGCTCTCATCGGTGCGAGTATCTGGCAGGTCATTAACGGGTTCATGGGGTGGTACCTGGCAAAACAGGTCCTGCATTACCAGTTTATTTACGGCTCTTTCGCCACTTTTATCTACATCATATTATGGACATATTTCTTCGCCATGAGCATATTGATAGGCGGGGCGGTTATCAAAGTGGCGCGGGATAAGGGATTATAA